In Cyprinus carpio isolate SPL01 chromosome A5, ASM1834038v1, whole genome shotgun sequence, the sequence CTGTCTCACTTCATTATCGCTAATGTGATCCCGCCTCACATTGAGCGTTCTGTTCACATGTTAATGATCTGAGGTCAACAGGTAAACATGTAGATGCCCCTAAAAACATCAAGTGTACTTTATTTTTCTGCACGTTGGATGATGACGCACTACACGGGTGAAGAAATTTTGGACAACGAGGACTCTTCTCGGAGTGACTCAAATGacaaatgtttgcattttgaaGAGCCACTAATATAATTTCTGACAGAAGCCTTTTATTCTTAACTTCATGAGTTAAAATGTTGCTCGGCTATATataaaaagctacatttatttagttGAATTTTTCCAAACAGGCTTTTGCCAGACTAAAATCTGCCGGTATTCAGAGTAAAATATTGGTTGAAATCTAAAATATCTCCTTACCAGGCCAcctttagtttttaaatgttgtacaagGCGTGTATATAAACTAagctatatataaacataaatatgataATTAACTATGATATCCCTTATTCCctttactataataaaattgtggtaaccaagtttttttttttttttttactggttacCATTTCTAGAATAGCAGCTTTACTACAAATTACGTAAGggatattaatgtttttagattatatttcGTACATTTACATAGCTGAATCACAATAATGCTCACTTTAACTTAAACTAGTTTGATTATAGCAGCCTATTTGTATAATTAGATTAGTCTTCTCCTTTCAGCAGGTTGTCTATGTGTAGTTttatacttgttttaaacttttacTGCAGAGATAGCCTATAACATTTCTCTCCACTGTAGGCTATGTCTCAACATATATAGCGAGAATGAAACACTGGAGTAGGGTCGCTTTGTGAAAACATCTAATGGTTAATTATAGATAAGACAGAAACTCACCTGTTCCCCACTTATGTTGGTCTGCTGTAATCACTGAAAAGGTTGTCTGGGTTAAGGAAGTTGTTTCAGGTCTCGGAAAGACTAGCGTAAATTGACcgacagcgccatctgctgtttttggaagAGGAagttgctcaattgcatttgtgagaaaatctgcctgcacgcatttgtgagaaaatcaagccaAGTTTCCACATAAAAAGGCAAATGAGTCTCACAATTGTAacacacaatacatatatttgtccatacatagttttgtatttgcaaatcactttgcgtttCTTTGAAAGTCaagtttttctttgcaaagcagattgtgttttatttgcaaatgctggatttgtttgatgaatatcgGCAAAAAATTCACTCCACAGTGTAACGCTACACAATATTTTGGTACATAACTAACTTTTGAAGCCATGGTTCGGTACGTTCTCAGTGCAGCATGGGGaaaaatatacaacataaaaagtgcatatttttcttttcttattaaaCTGATTTACTGAACAAACTGTCtctgtctttaaataaaaagtctgtcATTACTGCTGCCACACACTCTTCATACTGCAGCTTATGGTGCTGTTGTAAATAAGAGAAGAGATTTGAATATTTGAGTAAACTCAAAAAATAGCGCAGTCCAAACATtaggctgtcgattcattaaatgataagctatTTTTCCACAAAAGCGGTTTATTGagcgtagtgaagcctctccaCCATTGACATCCATACAAACACCAGCCTCTGGTCTCCTTCCTTTACACTTTTTGCTAACCTTGGAGGCTTGCCTTAAAGTGGCTTTGGTTTAAGAGACACATTTACTGTCAGAGCACATGCATCTGGCAGAAGAACAAACCGCTTTAACCTGTAAGCTTATGATAACAACTTGGATCCTGTGGTTTCCTAACAGCAGCTGTGAGTCcttcattgtttttcagatgtgtTCATAACATCAAAGTATAGTGATATAGACTGTATCATTCCATCCATGTGCAGGTTAAATGCTGGATTCATTCAGTACACATGCATGTCAAAGTGAATGAGATGTACAAATAGATGTACCGTTACACCCCCACAGACAGCGGTGATTTTATGTGATGTTACACACCTGTCAAAGAAGGTGGCGAGGAGCCTGCGCAGCAGCACCTTGTGTTTGACACCAGCACATAGATGACAGTTCATCAGCTGACCTCTGTTCATGAACACACTTGTGCCTGAACAACACAGAGAAATGTGATAGTAATCAGCTCCAGTGCATGAACAACATCTGTGACAAGACAGATAGCACAGGTGAACAAGGTAAAACTGTTAACTTACAGATCAATCACAGATTGTTTTGTATTACAGGTTTTCTGAAATGGGTTTTACTAGTAACAAGGGGCAAAATCATTCATTATGATCTTTTACATTGGAAACAAGGCTGTACAATGAGCTTTCGGTTGTGTTCCTTCAATGTCTTCATGACGAAGTCTCATTTTTGTTAACTTTCATATAGGGTTGATTGAGTGATTTCACCAACCTGCCACCAGTTCCAGTTTCTCCGGGTCTCCCTCGGTGTAGAGTTTGGGATGGCATCGGTAGCCGATCTGACTGATGAGACTAGCGTGCAGAGCCACCAGATCTCTGCGGCTATCAGCACACATGAGCGGTTCTCCAATGACACCGGCATGACCGCCATCTCCGGCTTCTCTGCCACTGGAAGAGACAGAGTCCCGACAACATTCAGAACCTCTGATTACGGCCTCAGATCACGACAAATCATGCCATAAAATCAACAAGTTTGAGAACTCAACACTGTTTTAGTCCATCTTAACAGATGCTTATAAGTTCTGCACATAGTAAAAAATTATGCATACACTCAATACAATCTATCAAAATCATTTAAccaatttcaactttatttttaaggcgAATCACGAGAAGCAAAAAAAGCTATTTTGAGCtgttggcttttcataaagtgttgtTTCAAACTACTGTAACTTTCAAGAAAAATctgaaatacacatttaagtgtttattttattgcactttatctacaTGTGTCTGGAGATTTAATTTCCAATTCATATCCATATCAATTCAAAAGTTTCTCCATGTCAGCATCACTTACTGTACTTACACCAAAACTTaagagttttattcctatctatattcttaAGAGTTTTACTGAAAGGGTTTGTACATCATTCACTTGGCTTATTATTGCACTTCTTTTTCATCTGTAGAAATTcgggtctttttttatttattaatttatatctcCAATTCAGCAGCATTTACATATTTCAAAACcatacagttttattcctatctatatgcTGAAGGCTTTTACTGGAGGTTTGTTTCATATATCAAACACACTTATTTATACAAAACTTtgttccaaaaacaaaaacaagtataTTCTGATTTGTACAGTGATAAAAAAGCCCCcccaccaacaaaaaaacaaattttcaacCTGTATTTATCCAATATTACCTATAGTGTTTTGCCTTAAGTTTTTGGAATTTTAAATATACAAGATTTCCAAAAATGAGTTGAATGACTTGTACAGCCAATTTGCTACTTAAAATGTATGTTAAGTTGAATTAGGTGGACATTTTTACAGTAACTGTATTCAGGGGAAGCGCCTGCTCTTCACTTATTTGACGCATCAAATTGCCTCAACTCAATAAAGCTCTGCACTGGCACGACTATAGAAAAGTTCTGCTTCCCATTTGTccttcagtcacacacacacacacacacaagagatgTGTGAGCTCTCAAATAACCCACAATGTGACCCTTTAGAGTGGTGACTGATTTCAGACTGAATGCATTTCATGATCTGTGACACCCGAGCGCTGGGCGAGAGCTACAGTTAGTGTCACTGCAGAGAGACACAGCCATTTCCTCAGTCAGGATAGATCTGTATAGTTACCAAACATACGGGAAAAATCAAGACAGGAACTCTGATAACACACAGCAGACAAAAGATCAGCGTGTTACTCAACATGGAGGAATGCTCATATCCAACAGCATTTAACTCTGAATTTGACCTTTTAGCAGCACTTTCTTCAAACTCTGACTCATTAACCTCAGGCACTTTCTCATGAAACGCTCAAGTGTGTCTCCATGACTTACTACTTATGaaataaacagcaaaatcaaCTTACATTAGCATAACAACTGTTACAACAGAAAGTTCGTTTTTTTCCATTGGAATATCATTAGACAGACGCAGCCAATTTGCATGTTACACAAAGAATAATACCTAAATTAAGcttttattgatattaaaatgttctttttcctCAAAAATGCCCTGCACTTAGTAGAACAAAGTCCTGAATTAATGCTGTGGTGTTTGATAATTTCACATTTGAGTGAGAgccatcttaatttttttcttgacttttttaaacacatttatattggCCTCAGAGCTTAATATTTCAACATAGCTATgggaaaaacatttttactgaaaatgaCAGATCTTGGCATGAAGTCATGGAAGCAATTCAGAGTTTTTTTCCTCAAATCACAGTTCAGAATTGTGAGGCGTTAACTGAaaattcagagagaaaaaaaaaaagtaagaattgagAAATTTAAATGGGTCATTttgagaaaaaactaaaaattctggctttttcctcacaatttttataggagtttatatctcacaaatctgtttttaattgGGACTTTATATCTcccaacttttactttttttctcagaaatgtgagtttataaagaattgtgagatacaaacttagaattgtgatacaaaacaaaacaaaaccaaaaaagtcagaattgtgggatgaaaatatttgtttttatcccATGGCGGAAACGGTTCCATACAAAGTATGTGAAAACTGTCTTTGGAATAACATTTGCTAATTAGggccattattattaatttttgccTGGATCTTTAATCCCGTAACATTTTGAATGTAACGGTgtcattaaatttttaatataaaatgggttatcaataatttttaaattatgatgagTGACTTACTTGCAGTATGTCCTGAGAATTACCGTCcaactataaaaatattacatttcactACATGTTTTTGACTGAGTGTGTTCTGGAGAAAACCACACTGTAATAATACATCAGGTTATCTTTAACACATGTCTCTGATATCACAGTTAAACAGACCTCATGAACCGCCCAATGTTCACACTTCTGCTCACACGTGTTTCTTTGctgcctattttatgttttacaacaccttttttttttttttacagcttactAACAATTCTGACAGTTGTTGCAATGAATTGCTTATAAGCTTAGTGATGAAATGACACTAAAAACCAGTCCTACAACCCACTGCAAAAGACATCCTGAAATGCTCTGGCTCATCTTATGGACTCTTCACTACTTAaaattgtgaaagtgaaagtgacgtgacatgtggccaagtatactaggaattagtgctctgcatttatcccatccaaagtgcacacacagcagtgaacacacacacacacactgagaacacgcaccgggagcagtgggcagccattttttgctgcggcacctggggagcagttggggttcggtgccttgctcaagtgcacctcagtcttggtattgaaggtgaaagagagcgctgtacattcactccccccacctacaatccctgctggtatgAGACTGGAACCCGCAATCTTTGGGTtatgagtccgactctctaaccattagaccacgacttccccacaagtTGTCTAGACAACTTCACATACTGACCCAAAGTAATGAGCCTGTAACCTATTTAACAGCAACAGAAGCAGCCTCTAGTTCACTAGTGAATGATTTGATATGATCCTCGTGTAATATATTCATTATTCCATTACTAAAGGTCCAGCGTTGTGTTGCGTTGGCACGGTCACTCCTTACatttactaccattcaaaagtttggggttggtaggatcaatgttttggaaaaaagtttcttctgttcaccaaggcagcattaagttcatcaaaaatacagtaaaaactgtgaaaaattatattttaaataactgttttctatgtgaatataagTGTAATTTATTGCCGTGaccaaaattttcagcatcatcactccagtgttcagtgtcacgtgattcttcagaaatcattctaatatgctgatttgctgctcaaaaaacatttctgaaaaactttttttatctgaaaaccgtgatgcattaaatttttcagtattttttgatgaacagaaattttcaaaaagaacagcatcaatttgaaatagaaatcttttgtaacattataaatgtctctactgtcactttttttgtatgattgtttgtttatttaatgtcatttttttttaatttattgttatttaaaaaaagttttacaggCTTTTTCCaaccatcatatatatatatatatatatatatatatatatatatatatatatattatacagtatatatatatttattattcgaccccaaacctctgaacagcacatagaaaaaaatttaatttaaaaaatttaaatacattttaaaaaaccctACTAAAGCAAAAtcaattattgtaaaataaattactcAAAAGCAGACATCAAAGTATTCCCCCCTAAACATACCAGACTGTGTACACTGTATCAAGATCATATATAGTACTGTAATTAAAACTCTTCCAACTCTATGAGAACGATGCAGGTTATCAAAAAGCAGAATTCATAACTTGCCCTCCTGTCAGCCAGTTTTTAACTGGCACATTATCACTTTTCAAACCATCTGCCACATGCTGAGCATTCCATCTCTAAACCAAAGAAACCTCATATAACATTTGCCTGTCAttcaaacaatcaaaaataacacacaatcaACAGCAGATGAGAGTCGGACAGAAGAAGAAGCTGCCGTACTTCCGTAAGGGTTGGCCGAGCGGCCGCACAGCTGGCTGTAAGTCTCGTCTGCGTCGAACGGCTCTTCCTCAAGCTCTTCGTCTTCGTTCTGGTAAGACGTGGGGCTGTCAGTGGTCGGAAGGCTGGACGCTCCTGGACTGGAACGCTCTCCCAGATACGCCGGACCCCCGGGCGGAAACGACCCTGCCGAGAACAGGGGTGCGGCCCGTGCCGAACGTGTCCCATCGCTAGCTCGTTTGGCCAGCGGCTCCTCCAGCTTGATCCTGCGGGTCTGCGATGGCAGCGAGGGTGACCAGCCGGCTGGCACCAGTGGGTGGGTGCAGGGACTCTGCGGGCCCGAGTTGGGCTCATCCATGGCGGCTGTGGCTGAGTCGCAGTGTGGCGAGTTGGCTTTGAACATCAGGTCCATGCCGCGCTCTAC encodes:
- the LOC122145197 gene encoding nucleus accumbens-associated protein 2-like yields the protein MRAAMSQMLHMEIPNFGSMVLGSLNEQRLQGQYCDVSILVKGQTFKAHRAVLAASSLYFRDLFSGSSKAQFELPSSVTPACFQQILSFCYTGKLTMAASEQLVVMYTAGYLQIQHIVERGMDLMFKANSPHCDSATAAMDEPNSGPQSPCTHPLVPAGWSPSLPSQTRRIKLEEPLAKRASDGTRSARAAPLFSAGSFPPGGPAYLGERSSPGASSLPTTDSPTSYQNEDEELEEEPFDADETYSQLCGRSANPYGMAEKPEMAVMPVSLENRSCVLIAAEIWWLCTLVSSVRSATDAIPNSTPRETRRNWNWWQMLFMHWS